From Mucilaginibacter rubeus, a single genomic window includes:
- a CDS encoding DASH family cryptochrome → MSDRTILVWFRNDLRIHDNEILLEAVRKADKVLPVYCFDPYYFQPTSSGAPKTGSFRARFLLEAVADLRKNLQGFGAELMIRIGNPSDVIPQLAEEYHVNEVYHHREVAYEETNISEEVEAALWKMRLNLKHFIGHTMYHKEDLPFPIKDIPDSFAVFKKKVERDSNVRSCVSTPDHISVPEITDAGELPTLQQLGLTEPVDDPRAAEYFQGGETAALVQMHKYFSQLDIAIKQKNGRNGTEFSSKLSPWLSIGCISPRQVYWEIQKYGSNGNLLKLELLWRDYFRFMFKKHGQKFIKAKDEVQDLAPDAELLLQKWKNGETGVPLIDAAMHELNATGFISNQNRQVVAGYLVNTLKADWTQGAAYFEEKLIDYSPASNWGNWAFIAGVNDAKESKYAIATKLPKELEAKTDFVNTWQPSSIDEAGDLVGV, encoded by the coding sequence ATGAGTGATAGAACTATTCTGGTTTGGTTTAGAAATGACTTGCGTATTCACGATAACGAAATTTTGTTAGAAGCTGTTCGCAAGGCTGATAAAGTACTGCCGGTTTATTGTTTCGATCCTTATTATTTTCAGCCAACATCAAGTGGCGCTCCAAAAACAGGGAGTTTCCGGGCAAGGTTTTTATTGGAAGCCGTTGCCGATCTCCGGAAAAACTTACAGGGCTTTGGTGCCGAACTTATGATCCGCATTGGTAACCCTTCAGATGTGATCCCGCAGCTTGCCGAAGAATATCACGTAAATGAGGTTTACCATCACCGTGAAGTGGCTTATGAAGAAACCAACATTTCTGAAGAGGTTGAAGCAGCCCTGTGGAAAATGAGGCTTAACCTCAAACATTTTATCGGCCATACCATGTACCATAAGGAAGATCTTCCTTTCCCGATAAAAGATATCCCCGATAGCTTCGCGGTTTTTAAAAAGAAAGTGGAACGCGATAGCAATGTTCGTTCATGTGTATCAACTCCTGATCATATCAGCGTTCCTGAAATTACAGATGCGGGTGAATTGCCGACCTTACAGCAGTTAGGCTTAACCGAACCCGTTGATGATCCCCGTGCTGCCGAATATTTCCAGGGTGGTGAAACTGCAGCGCTGGTACAAATGCATAAGTACTTTTCGCAACTTGATATTGCTATAAAGCAAAAAAATGGCCGTAATGGCACCGAGTTTTCTTCAAAACTTTCTCCTTGGCTTTCTATAGGTTGTATATCACCGCGCCAGGTTTACTGGGAAATTCAGAAGTATGGCAGCAATGGTAACTTGTTAAAGCTTGAATTGCTTTGGCGCGATTATTTCAGGTTCATGTTTAAAAAGCATGGACAAAAATTCATCAAAGCCAAAGATGAAGTGCAGGACCTTGCACCCGATGCTGAACTACTGCTCCAGAAATGGAAAAATGGAGAAACAGGCGTGCCGCTGATAGATGCCGCCATGCACGAGCTTAACGCTACAGGCTTCATCAGCAATCAAAACCGGCAGGTGGTAGCCGGTTACCTCGTAAATACCCTCAAGGCCGACTGGACCCAGGGCGCCGCTTATTTTGAAGAAAAACTGATTGATTACTCGCCGGCTAGCAACTGGGGAAACTGGGCCTTTATTGCCGGTGTTAATGATGCCAAGGAGAGCAAATATGCCATAGCTACCAAGCTTCCTAAAGAGCTTGAAGCCAAAACCGATTTTGTTAATACCTGGCAACCTTCATCTATAGATGAGGCAGGAGACCTGGTTGGTGTTTGA
- a CDS encoding 5'-nucleotidase, lipoprotein e(P4) family — MKKSYSYLLSGLLLFSACSSVKKTASSNTGITNDGKIWASLWQQRAAEYKALCFQAYNIAKFRVDEGIKNPGDKPLAIVTDIDETLLDNSPYDAHRALQNLDYSDATWKQWTDKAIADTVPGAPAFFKYAASKGITIFYITNRNENERASTLKNLQLYSLPFADDEHLLLKTSSSSKEARRLNVLKTHQILLLCGDNLPDFDMLYDNHPAEDNRITTTQRLQNEFGSRYIVIPNPSYGDFEGALFQFNYKLTPAQKDSVIRAKIKSDQ, encoded by the coding sequence ATGAAAAAAAGCTATAGCTATCTACTTTCAGGCCTGTTATTATTCAGCGCCTGCTCATCAGTTAAAAAAACTGCCAGTTCAAATACCGGTATCACTAATGACGGTAAAATCTGGGCTTCATTATGGCAGCAACGAGCGGCAGAGTATAAGGCATTGTGCTTCCAGGCCTATAATATAGCTAAGTTTAGGGTTGACGAGGGCATTAAAAATCCCGGCGATAAACCGCTGGCCATTGTTACCGACATTGACGAAACCTTACTGGATAACAGTCCTTACGACGCACACCGCGCCCTGCAAAATTTAGATTACAGCGACGCCACCTGGAAACAGTGGACAGATAAAGCCATAGCCGATACCGTACCTGGTGCACCCGCCTTTTTCAAATACGCGGCATCAAAAGGTATCACTATATTTTACATCACCAACCGTAACGAAAACGAGCGGGCGAGTACTTTAAAAAATTTACAACTGTACAGCTTGCCTTTTGCCGACGATGAGCATTTGCTTCTCAAAACCTCGTCTTCAAGCAAGGAGGCACGAAGGCTTAATGTTTTAAAAACACATCAAATCCTGCTGCTCTGCGGCGACAACCTGCCCGATTTCGATATGCTGTATGATAATCATCCGGCGGAGGATAACAGGATAACAACTACACAAAGATTGCAAAACGAGTTTGGCAGCAGGTATATTGTTATTCCCAACCCTTCGTACGGCGATTTTGAAGGTGCGCTGTTTCAATTCAATTACAAGCTTACCCCTGCCCAAAAAGATTCTGTTATCCGGGCTAAGATCAAATCCGATCAATAA
- the msrA gene encoding peptide-methionine (S)-S-oxide reductase MsrA, with amino-acid sequence MNIQKITFGNGCFWCTEAVFQSLKGVTSVTSGYMGGKVINPTYEQVCTGATGHAEVIHLEYDADVISFDELLLVFFKTHNPTTLNRQGNDVGTQYRSAIFYYNDEQKQASEAMIKTLTNEHVFDDPIVTEITPASEFYSAEDYHQNYFNDNPNKSYCAFVIQPKLNKFAKEFKDKIKPELL; translated from the coding sequence ATGAACATTCAAAAAATAACTTTCGGCAACGGTTGCTTTTGGTGCACCGAAGCCGTTTTCCAATCGCTTAAAGGTGTAACATCAGTAACTTCAGGCTATATGGGTGGTAAGGTTATAAACCCAACTTATGAGCAGGTTTGCACAGGCGCTACCGGCCACGCCGAAGTGATCCACCTGGAATATGATGCCGATGTGATTTCATTTGATGAACTGTTGCTGGTTTTCTTTAAAACCCATAACCCAACAACGCTAAACCGTCAGGGTAATGATGTGGGCACACAATATCGTTCGGCTATTTTCTATTACAATGATGAGCAAAAACAGGCTTCAGAGGCAATGATCAAAACGCTTACCAACGAGCACGTTTTTGACGATCCTATTGTTACCGAAATAACCCCGGCAAGTGAGTTTTACAGCGCCGAAGATTATCATCAGAACTATTTTAACGATAATCCTAACAAGTCGTACTGCGCGTTTGTTATCCAGCCAAAACTCAATAAATTTGCCAAAGAGTTTAAGGATAAAATAAAACCGGAGTTGTTATAA
- a CDS encoding DoxX family membrane protein, with amino-acid sequence MKIAVLIARLLLGLIFVVFGLNFFFQFLHMAQPPMTDKAQAFSGGLFGSGYFFQYMKVIEITSGFFLLINRFTALFVLVLLPISLNIFLFHAILAPAGVPVGSAVIILQVFLLFAYRKYYTSIFTATPVV; translated from the coding sequence ATGAAAATTGCAGTGTTAATTGCCCGTCTTTTGTTGGGCCTCATCTTCGTGGTGTTTGGTTTAAACTTCTTTTTCCAGTTCCTGCATATGGCCCAGCCGCCTATGACAGATAAAGCACAGGCTTTTAGCGGCGGATTGTTTGGTTCGGGCTATTTTTTTCAGTACATGAAGGTAATAGAAATAACAAGCGGTTTTTTCCTGCTCATTAATCGCTTTACCGCGTTATTTGTATTGGTGCTACTGCCTATTTCGCTTAATATTTTCCTGTTTCATGCCATTTTGGCACCGGCGGGTGTTCCCGTTGGATCTGCCGTTATAATTTTACAGGTATTTCTGTTGTTTGCCTATCGTAAATATTATACCAGCATTTTTACCGCAACGCCAGTGGTATAA
- a CDS encoding LysR family transcriptional regulator, with protein MVNFEWFRTFKAIYETGSLTGAAEALFISQPGVSLHLSSLESYVGYKLFDRTSRKMVSTERGKILYNYIQESISKLEEAERHFHKSTEKDVPTISIGMCFETFQFTLESYLPTLPFNVIIKFGEYPEMLADLDGGILDMIVTPHKGDYKGLEYKPFFKERIVVLAGAQTPTEEFNELLKTKNLNQIQTWLKAQTWYGSSGDMEHLRRFWHINFGKRPDFKPNFIVPNMGSIIRCLSDGKGIAVIPDFLSKKERDSGNIKLLWEGYNKIENTLYFGTRKKSIYAEQVGMIQEIFEREMV; from the coding sequence ATGGTTAATTTTGAATGGTTCCGCACGTTTAAGGCGATATATGAAACCGGTTCGCTAACCGGGGCGGCCGAAGCCTTGTTTATCTCCCAGCCGGGGGTGAGCCTGCATCTAAGCTCATTGGAGAGCTATGTAGGCTATAAACTGTTTGATCGCACTTCGCGCAAAATGGTATCTACCGAGCGGGGCAAGATCCTGTATAATTACATCCAGGAGTCTATCAGCAAACTGGAAGAAGCCGAGCGGCATTTCCATAAAAGCACCGAAAAGGATGTGCCCACCATAAGTATAGGAATGTGCTTTGAAACTTTTCAGTTTACGCTCGAATCATATCTGCCTACGCTGCCTTTTAATGTGATCATCAAATTTGGCGAATACCCCGAAATGCTGGCCGATCTGGACGGCGGTATCCTCGACATGATTGTAACGCCTCATAAAGGCGACTATAAAGGCCTGGAGTATAAACCGTTTTTTAAAGAGCGGATAGTAGTGCTGGCCGGGGCACAAACCCCAACCGAAGAGTTTAACGAACTGCTGAAGACTAAAAACCTTAACCAGATCCAAACCTGGCTCAAGGCTCAAACCTGGTACGGTTCATCGGGCGATATGGAGCACCTGCGGCGCTTTTGGCATATTAACTTTGGTAAACGCCCCGATTTTAAGCCCAATTTTATTGTACCTAATATGGGCTCCATTATCCGCTGCCTGAGCGATGGTAAAGGGATAGCGGTAATCCCGGACTTTCTCTCCAAAAAGGAACGCGACAGCGGCAACATCAAATTGCTTTGGGAAGGATATAATAAGATAGAAAACACATTGTATTTCGGCACACGCAAAAAGTCTATCTACGCAGAGCAGGTGGGCATGATCCAGGAAATTTTTGAGCGGGAGATGGTGTGA
- a CDS encoding NAD(P)H-dependent oxidoreductase — protein MKNIFVINGGQIFGHSGGKFNKTLLDTTVQYFTEHPDFEVRSTDVNHAYDAMQEAENYKWADIIIYHTPVWWFQVPHALKKYIDEVFTAGYQNGIYRSDGRTAENPGINYGTGGLMHGKKYMLTTSWNAPVTAFTLPGEFFNEHSVDEGPMFGFHRMNAFTGMQQLDSIHFYDVMKNANIEENLQRYQEHLNNLFTQNNPNHENLLNSLSEV, from the coding sequence ATGAAGAACATATTTGTAATAAACGGCGGACAGATCTTCGGGCACTCCGGCGGAAAGTTTAACAAAACATTATTAGATACCACAGTACAATATTTTACTGAACATCCTGATTTTGAAGTACGCTCAACCGATGTTAATCATGCGTACGATGCTATGCAGGAAGCCGAAAACTATAAATGGGCCGATATTATTATTTACCATACCCCAGTTTGGTGGTTCCAGGTACCGCATGCTTTAAAAAAATATATAGACGAGGTTTTCACTGCCGGTTACCAAAACGGTATTTACCGCAGCGATGGCCGCACAGCCGAAAACCCAGGTATTAACTACGGTACGGGAGGGTTGATGCACGGCAAAAAGTATATGCTTACCACCTCGTGGAATGCTCCGGTTACAGCTTTCACGCTGCCTGGTGAATTTTTTAATGAGCACAGCGTTGATGAAGGCCCAATGTTTGGTTTTCACCGTATGAACGCCTTTACCGGCATGCAGCAATTAGACAGTATCCACTTTTATGATGTAATGAAAAACGCTAATATTGAGGAGAACCTGCAACGCTACCAGGAGCATTTAAATAATCTATTTACTCAAAACAACCCAAACCATGAAAATTTACTTAACAGCCTTAGTGAAGTGTAA
- a CDS encoding putative quinol monooxygenase: protein MKIYLTALVKCKAGTTAQMKEFLDKLVAASRQEEACLQYELYQSTTDETQFIFHETWASQEGLDEHVKREHFQLFSQQITDVIDGPLAVYKTNRVH from the coding sequence ATGAAAATTTACTTAACAGCCTTAGTGAAGTGTAAGGCCGGCACTACCGCCCAAATGAAAGAGTTTTTGGATAAGCTGGTAGCAGCATCCCGCCAGGAAGAAGCTTGTTTGCAATACGAGCTGTATCAATCAACAACAGATGAAACCCAGTTTATTTTTCACGAAACCTGGGCCAGTCAGGAAGGGCTTGATGAGCATGTTAAACGCGAACATTTTCAGTTATTCAGCCAACAAATAACTGATGTTATAGATGGCCCGCTGGCGGTATATAAAACCAATAGGGTTCATTAA
- the galB gene encoding beta-galactosidase GalB: protein MSSIKSHGAKVYLRACLLAMLMLAALKPFAQTRQKLDFDKSWRFNLGAVENGEKTTLDDSKWRTLNLPHDWSIEGTFSKDNPATPEGGALPGGIGWYRKTFTVPASSKGKLVYIDFDGVYQKSDVWINGHHLGFRPNGYISFRYELTPYLNFGGNNVIAVKVDNSVQPNSRWYSGSGIYRNVWLVTTNKTAIDHWGTYVTTTDVSSASAKVNVQVQLHNYQTKPGLQISTKLYDAAGKPVSLGGDALSSAQSKDTSLTITNTLTVKNPVLWSVERPYLYKAVTQLIEGKAVLDEYTTTVGIRYFNFDADKGFSLNGKPMKILGVCDHHDLGSLGAALNNRALERQLQMLKAMGCNGIRTSHNPPAPELLDLCDKMGFIVMDEAFDCWEWKKATYDYHLFFKEWHKRDLEDQIKRDRNHPSVMIWSIGNEIPQQADSSALRIAPELAAIVHSLDKTRPLTTANDRPDTTNKIVKSGAIDLVGYNYHEFDYAKFHDRYPGKKFIATETTSGLETRGYYEMPSDSIRVWPTSWDKPFVREGNNVSAYDNTRPPWGSTHEMTWKVMKKYDFLSGMYIWTGFDYLGEPTPYSWPSRSSYFGIIDLAGFPKDVYYMYQSEWTKKPVLHIFPHWNWEPGKMIDIWAYYNNADEVELYLNGKSVGIQKKTGDDLHVMWRVKFEPGTLKAVSRKNGKTVLMREIHTAGAPAKIELIADRSQIKADGKDLSFVTVKILDKDGNVVPDANNKVNFKINGEGFIASVDNGDPVSHDPFKADYRKAFHGLALAIVQAKEKAGTITLTASADGLQSKTLVLTAK from the coding sequence ATGTCATCAATAAAATCCCATGGTGCTAAGGTTTACCTGCGCGCGTGCCTGCTTGCTATGCTGATGCTGGCCGCCCTGAAGCCTTTTGCCCAAACCCGGCAGAAACTCGATTTTGATAAAAGCTGGCGCTTTAATCTCGGCGCTGTTGAAAACGGCGAAAAAACAACGCTTGACGATAGTAAATGGCGCACGTTAAACCTCCCGCATGACTGGAGCATTGAAGGTACGTTTTCAAAGGATAACCCCGCCACGCCCGAAGGTGGTGCTTTGCCCGGTGGTATAGGCTGGTACCGTAAAACATTTACCGTGCCGGCTTCATCAAAAGGTAAACTGGTTTATATTGATTTTGATGGCGTATATCAAAAAAGTGATGTTTGGATCAATGGCCATCACTTAGGTTTTAGGCCAAACGGGTATATTTCGTTCAGGTATGAACTTACGCCTTACTTAAATTTCGGGGGTAACAATGTTATTGCTGTTAAGGTTGATAACTCGGTACAGCCAAACTCACGATGGTATTCGGGATCGGGGATTTATCGTAATGTGTGGCTGGTTACCACTAATAAAACCGCTATTGATCATTGGGGCACTTATGTAACCACAACTGATGTTAGCAGTGCTTCTGCCAAAGTAAATGTGCAGGTGCAATTACATAATTACCAAACGAAACCCGGACTACAGATAAGTACCAAACTTTATGATGCTGCCGGTAAGCCGGTATCATTAGGTGGCGATGCTTTATCTTCCGCACAAAGTAAAGACACATCATTAACAATAACTAATACACTTACTGTTAAAAATCCGGTGCTTTGGTCGGTAGAACGTCCTTATCTGTACAAAGCCGTTACCCAGTTGATTGAAGGCAAAGCGGTATTGGATGAATACACCACTACTGTAGGTATCCGCTATTTTAACTTCGACGCGGATAAAGGTTTCAGCCTGAATGGCAAACCGATGAAGATCCTGGGTGTATGTGATCACCACGATCTGGGCAGTCTTGGTGCTGCTTTGAACAACCGTGCACTTGAGCGTCAGTTACAAATGCTGAAAGCTATGGGTTGCAACGGCATCCGTACATCGCACAATCCTCCGGCACCCGAACTGCTTGACCTTTGTGATAAAATGGGCTTTATTGTCATGGATGAAGCATTTGATTGCTGGGAGTGGAAAAAAGCTACTTACGATTATCACCTGTTTTTTAAAGAATGGCATAAACGTGATTTGGAAGATCAGATCAAACGCGACCGTAATCACCCCAGCGTTATGATCTGGAGTATCGGAAACGAGATCCCTCAGCAAGCAGATAGCAGCGCGTTACGTATCGCTCCGGAGCTGGCGGCCATTGTTCACAGTTTGGATAAAACCCGTCCGCTTACTACGGCAAATGACCGTCCGGATACTACCAACAAGATAGTTAAGTCCGGTGCTATCGACCTGGTTGGCTATAATTATCACGAATTTGATTATGCCAAATTTCACGACCGTTACCCAGGTAAAAAGTTTATAGCCACCGAAACTACCTCAGGCTTAGAAACAAGGGGATATTATGAAATGCCATCAGACAGTATCCGTGTTTGGCCTACCAGCTGGGATAAGCCTTTTGTAAGAGAGGGTAACAATGTTTCGGCATATGACAACACCCGGCCACCTTGGGGCTCAACGCATGAAATGACCTGGAAGGTCATGAAAAAGTATGATTTCCTTTCGGGAATGTACATCTGGACAGGCTTTGATTACCTTGGCGAACCAACTCCGTATTCATGGCCGTCGCGCAGTTCATACTTTGGTATTATTGATCTGGCAGGTTTCCCTAAGGATGTTTACTACATGTATCAAAGCGAGTGGACAAAGAAACCTGTACTGCATATTTTCCCGCACTGGAACTGGGAGCCGGGTAAAATGATCGATATCTGGGCATATTACAACAATGCCGATGAAGTTGAGCTTTACCTGAACGGTAAATCAGTAGGAATCCAAAAGAAAACCGGCGACGACCTGCACGTAATGTGGCGTGTGAAATTTGAACCGGGAACGCTTAAGGCTGTATCACGTAAAAACGGCAAAACAGTTTTAATGCGCGAAATTCATACCGCCGGCGCTCCTGCTAAAATTGAACTGATTGCAGATCGTTCACAAATTAAAGCCGATGGTAAGGACCTGTCATTTGTTACCGTGAAAATATTAGATAAAGACGGTAATGTTGTGCCCGATGCCAATAATAAAGTAAACTTTAAAATCAATGGCGAAGGCTTTATAGCAAGCGTTGATAACGGCGATCCTGTTAGCCATGATCCGTTCAAGGCAGATTATCGCAAGGCGTTCCATGGTCTTGCACTTGCTATTGTTCAGGCTAAAGAAAAAGCCGGTACGATAACTTTAACTGCATCGGCTGATGGTTTACAAAGTAAAACGTTGGTGTTGACGGCTAAATAG
- a CDS encoding DUF2000 domain-containing protein, which translates to MNQVKIAIVIKDQLATWQKLNVTAFLASSVAIAHPDTHGAELITASGNNYMPFMKYPVLVYKADTGAQLQRAFNRAKERGLHIGIYTQGLFATKTETDNLSEIASHTDADLDLVGIVVYGESKKVDKALDGLRLHD; encoded by the coding sequence ATGAACCAGGTAAAAATAGCTATTGTAATTAAAGACCAGCTGGCAACGTGGCAAAAGCTTAACGTTACTGCATTTTTAGCCAGCTCAGTTGCAATTGCCCATCCCGACACACATGGTGCCGAACTCATCACAGCTTCGGGGAATAATTATATGCCCTTTATGAAATACCCGGTGCTTGTTTATAAGGCAGACACCGGCGCTCAGCTACAGCGGGCCTTTAACCGGGCTAAAGAAAGAGGGCTTCACATCGGCATTTATACCCAGGGATTGTTCGCAACAAAAACCGAAACGGACAATCTCTCGGAAATAGCCAGCCACACCGATGCAGATCTTGATCTGGTTGGAATTGTTGTATATGGCGAAAGCAAGAAAGTTGATAAAGCACTGGATGGGCTCCGGCTTCATGACTAA